In one window of Microbacterium maritypicum DNA:
- a CDS encoding AAA family ATPase — translation MARASEVLRIISASYSAKMVGQDRLRTSLLVSLIAGGHILLESVPGLAKTTAASTLADTVKAQFKRIQCTPDLLPSDITGNQIYDAATGSFRTVLGPVHANFVLLDEINRSSAKTQSAMLEAMQEHQTTIGGEIHHLPKPFLVIATQNPIEQEGTYELPEAQMDRFLLKEIVEYPSPAEELEVLSRIDSGVLDPDRHVASAVSLDDVRLLQDVASRIYVDPAIRNYIVSIAYVTRNPAPYIGEERARFIKYGASPRASIAFLQASRALALLKGRSHVLPEDIRELRHLVLRHRVLLTFEADAEGVRSEEIIDQIFASVPTP, via the coding sequence ATGGCCAGGGCCTCCGAGGTGCTGCGGATCATCTCCGCCTCGTACTCCGCGAAGATGGTCGGCCAGGACCGGTTGCGCACGAGCCTGCTCGTCTCGCTCATCGCCGGCGGCCACATCCTGCTCGAGAGCGTGCCGGGGCTGGCGAAGACCACCGCCGCCAGCACCCTCGCCGACACGGTGAAGGCGCAGTTCAAGCGCATCCAGTGCACGCCCGACCTGCTGCCCAGCGACATCACGGGCAACCAGATCTATGACGCGGCGACCGGATCCTTCCGCACCGTGCTCGGCCCCGTGCACGCGAACTTCGTGCTGCTCGACGAGATCAACCGCTCCAGCGCCAAGACCCAGAGCGCCATGCTCGAGGCGATGCAGGAGCATCAGACCACGATCGGCGGGGAGATCCACCACCTGCCGAAGCCGTTCCTCGTGATCGCGACGCAGAACCCCATCGAGCAGGAGGGCACATACGAGCTGCCCGAGGCGCAGATGGACCGGTTCCTCCTCAAGGAGATCGTCGAGTATCCGAGCCCCGCCGAAGAACTCGAGGTTCTCAGCCGCATCGACTCGGGAGTGCTCGACCCCGACCGGCACGTGGCCAGCGCGGTCAGCCTCGACGACGTGCGCCTGCTGCAGGATGTGGCCAGCCGCATCTACGTCGACCCCGCGATCCGCAACTACATCGTGTCGATCGCCTACGTCACCCGGAACCCGGCGCCGTACATCGGCGAGGAGCGGGCCCGCTTCATCAAGTACGGCGCGAGCCCGCGTGCGAGCATCGCGTTCCTGCAGGCTTCGCGAGCGCTGGCCCTGCTCAAGGGGCGCTCGCACGTGCTGCCCGAAGACATCCGGGAGCTGCGGCACCTGGTCCTCCGCCACCGCGTGCTGCTGACGTTCGAGGCCGACGCCGAGGGCGTCCGCAGCGAGGAGATCATCGACCAGATCTTCGCGTCGGTCCCCACGCCCTGA
- a CDS encoding DUF58 domain-containing protein has translation MPSLITQVKSKLFIHSTRKSLHALDGAYASLLRGRSLDFEDLRKYEYGDQVRDIDWRATARLGTPLVKRSRATRMHTVLFVVDTGRSMSALAADERSKKELAILATGVLGVLTLRHGDDFTTVYGDSAKVRRLAPGRSEGALEHALRTIDRAIDDSSAPSDRDALLSFVTRTIARRMIVVVITDEAPVTSETERMLRRLRVQHDVLWLTLRDAEPVLDHATGRIRSDVDSRWQVPGFVQGDREIVQELTAQREADAAHLTELLTRMEISHSTLDGQDDAVAQLLTLLNRRSNARL, from the coding sequence ATGCCGAGCCTGATCACGCAGGTGAAGAGCAAGCTCTTCATCCACTCGACGCGAAAGTCGCTGCACGCGCTCGACGGCGCCTACGCGTCGTTGCTGCGCGGGCGGAGCCTCGACTTCGAAGACCTGCGCAAGTACGAGTACGGCGATCAGGTGCGCGACATCGACTGGCGGGCGACCGCGCGACTGGGAACGCCCCTGGTCAAGCGTTCGCGCGCGACGCGCATGCACACCGTGCTGTTCGTGGTCGACACAGGGCGCTCGATGTCGGCCCTCGCCGCCGACGAGCGGTCGAAGAAGGAGCTGGCGATCCTCGCGACCGGGGTGCTCGGGGTGCTGACGCTGCGCCACGGCGACGACTTCACCACGGTCTACGGCGACTCCGCGAAGGTGCGCCGGCTCGCGCCCGGCCGCAGCGAGGGTGCGCTCGAACATGCGCTGCGCACGATCGACAGGGCCATCGACGACAGCAGTGCTCCGAGCGACCGTGACGCACTGCTGTCGTTCGTCACACGCACGATCGCCCGCCGCATGATCGTGGTGGTGATCACCGACGAGGCCCCGGTCACGAGCGAGACGGAGCGGATGCTGCGCCGACTGCGCGTGCAGCACGACGTGCTCTGGCTCACTCTCCGCGACGCCGAGCCCGTGCTGGACCACGCCACCGGACGCATCCGCTCAGATGTCGACAGCCGTTGGCAGGTGCCGGGTTTCGTGCAGGGCGACCGCGAGATCGTGCAGGAGCTGACCGCGCAGCGCGAGGCCGATGCCGCGCACCTCACCGAGCTCCTCACCCGCATGGAGATCAGCCACTCCACGCTGGACGGGCAGGACGACGCCGTCGCCCAGCTGCTGACGCTGCTGAACCGGAGGTCGAATGCCCGGCTCTGA
- a CDS encoding VWA domain-containing protein, translating to MALANIWMLVAAVAVVLIALTIGLVVGLRRSGRTSGGDAARIARAERLRTLPSFRRALARRALALSGILALGATTAIVAGVVAARPMSAQTVQPVDTSRDIMLCLDVSGSMTEVDVEVLTVFDELLDSFEGERIGLTIFNSSPVQIFPLTDDYDFVREHLASMTQSFDYVDRVPEHWVGTLNGDGASLIGDGLAACAMGFDHPDDDRSRSVIFATDNEVNGASIVTLEEAAAYAASKNVRVFALNPVQGKDADVSAELSAAAEATGGAAFGLRDTTTVSDIVTQVQEQEATELRGEAQVVWTDTPNLWIVLLSICLLGLVVVLWRVRL from the coding sequence GTGGCACTAGCCAACATCTGGATGCTGGTGGCCGCCGTCGCTGTCGTGCTGATCGCGCTGACGATCGGCCTCGTCGTCGGACTCCGACGGAGCGGGCGCACCAGCGGTGGGGACGCGGCGCGCATCGCCCGAGCCGAGCGCCTGCGCACGCTGCCCTCCTTCCGCCGGGCACTGGCTCGACGGGCGCTCGCCCTCTCCGGAATCCTCGCCCTCGGCGCGACCACCGCGATCGTCGCGGGCGTTGTGGCCGCACGGCCGATGTCGGCGCAGACCGTGCAGCCCGTCGACACGAGCCGCGACATCATGCTGTGCCTCGACGTCTCCGGCTCCATGACCGAGGTCGACGTCGAGGTGCTGACCGTCTTCGACGAGCTGCTCGACAGCTTCGAGGGCGAGCGGATCGGCCTGACGATCTTCAACAGCTCGCCGGTGCAGATCTTCCCCCTCACCGACGACTACGACTTCGTGCGCGAGCACCTGGCGAGCATGACCCAGAGCTTCGACTACGTCGACCGGGTCCCGGAGCACTGGGTCGGCACCCTCAACGGCGACGGCGCCTCCCTGATCGGCGACGGGCTGGCCGCGTGTGCGATGGGCTTCGACCACCCGGACGACGACCGCTCGCGCTCGGTCATCTTCGCCACCGACAACGAGGTCAACGGCGCCTCGATCGTCACCCTCGAAGAGGCTGCCGCCTACGCGGCCTCGAAGAACGTGCGCGTCTTCGCGCTGAATCCGGTGCAGGGCAAGGATGCCGACGTCAGCGCCGAGCTGAGCGCCGCGGCCGAGGCGACGGGCGGTGCCGCATTCGGCCTGCGCGACACGACGACTGTCTCGGACATCGTCACCCAGGTGCAGGAGCAGGAGGCGACCGAGCTGCGCGGCGAGGCGCAGGTGGTCTGGACCGACACCCCGAACCTGTGGATCGTGCTGCTCTCGATCTGCCTGCTCGGTCTCGTCGTGGTGCTGTGGAGGGTGCGACTGTGA
- a CDS encoding VWA domain-containing protein — protein MIFQPVLNPLLIALLCAPVAVVAAWALVRPPKSAGVPITDRRALAGHRGLWALRLLLVLACFAMLLRPGIPGGATQTLATDTDIVLVVDTTASIVAEDWGDGEPRLDGIRDDVRALVEEYPGARFALITSDAAAQLRMPLTTDTTALMSSLEVLRPEVTSQSRGSSIGIAAPLLSETLASAAESSPDRSRMVFYFGDGEQTVDTPPESFRSSEKYTDSGAVFGYGTAEGGPMRITTGGVSDQGGGYIQYQGTDALSVLDEANLEAIADELDVEYARRTADAAPVLPEAPSTTTDYTDSGEVGNVAELYWIAALVILGILGVELTRATVLIARLRRLRAPRRPDARQGGIS, from the coding sequence GTGATCTTCCAACCCGTGCTCAACCCCCTCCTGATCGCGCTGCTGTGCGCGCCGGTCGCCGTCGTCGCAGCCTGGGCGCTGGTGCGTCCGCCGAAGTCGGCCGGAGTGCCGATCACCGATCGTCGGGCGCTCGCCGGGCATCGTGGCCTGTGGGCCCTGCGCCTGCTGCTCGTGCTCGCCTGCTTCGCGATGCTGCTGCGCCCGGGCATCCCCGGCGGTGCCACCCAGACCCTCGCGACGGACACCGACATCGTGCTCGTCGTCGACACCACGGCGAGCATCGTGGCCGAGGACTGGGGCGACGGCGAACCGCGGCTCGACGGCATCCGCGACGACGTACGCGCGCTCGTCGAGGAGTACCCGGGGGCACGTTTCGCCCTCATAACCTCGGATGCGGCGGCCCAGCTGCGCATGCCGCTGACCACCGACACCACCGCGCTCATGAGCTCGCTCGAAGTGCTGCGCCCCGAGGTCACCAGCCAGTCCCGAGGGAGCTCCATCGGGATCGCGGCTCCGCTGCTGTCGGAGACCCTCGCCTCGGCGGCAGAATCCTCCCCCGACCGCTCGCGCATGGTCTTCTACTTCGGCGACGGCGAGCAGACGGTCGACACACCACCGGAGTCCTTCCGCTCGAGTGAGAAGTACACCGATTCGGGAGCGGTGTTCGGGTACGGCACGGCCGAAGGCGGACCGATGCGCATCACCACGGGCGGCGTCTCGGATCAGGGTGGCGGCTACATCCAGTACCAGGGCACCGACGCGCTCTCGGTGCTCGACGAGGCGAACCTCGAAGCGATCGCCGACGAGCTCGACGTCGAGTACGCACGTCGGACGGCGGATGCCGCGCCCGTGCTTCCCGAGGCGCCGTCGACCACCACCGATTACACCGATTCGGGCGAGGTCGGCAACGTCGCCGAGCTGTACTGGATCGCAGCGCTCGTCATCCTCGGCATCCTCGGCGTGGAGCTCACGCGCGCCACGGTGCTGATCGCACGGCTCCGGCGGTTGCGCGCACCGCGGCGGCCCGACGCACGCCAGGGAGGCATCTCGTGA
- a CDS encoding DUF4064 domain-containing protein yields the protein MSDHERQRARYIAGTEGAPPVPPPGGYRGARREAFGSTPSPTVVSSALPEEPKKPANALGWIALTVSILFALILLGTLIAGGTDILYGVTMLTLQLVVVGTIVAALFSARGRTLGAIALVVTVLFNVATVGGMSALQTSASGNYEGTKTAAQKHAEAYPAIKGTDPQKTLSQESLEEVRAQAETMFADIRTRLTAEFGYTWVQVGDEDLRPERNGYGGESMLVEFTSASWATVEPIQDYERKLEVMAAISEVVTDHGLWALYSFNDPTASGIDPAMIAKLYGSDDPRTQTTWEYYTENFPGPLRFYATINDLSNDPDGGFLAAREAQNARTGEPLEGLQLTVIASAVLSEADREEFQTRLQDYPGFE from the coding sequence GTGAGCGATCACGAAAGGCAGCGAGCGCGGTACATCGCGGGCACGGAGGGGGCTCCTCCCGTTCCACCGCCCGGGGGCTACCGCGGCGCGCGGCGCGAGGCGTTCGGATCGACGCCGAGCCCGACCGTCGTGAGCAGTGCGCTGCCGGAGGAACCGAAGAAGCCGGCGAACGCCCTCGGGTGGATCGCCCTCACCGTGTCGATCCTGTTCGCCCTGATCCTGCTCGGCACGCTCATCGCCGGCGGCACCGACATCCTCTACGGCGTCACGATGCTCACACTGCAGCTCGTGGTGGTCGGCACGATCGTCGCTGCGCTGTTCTCGGCACGTGGCCGCACGCTCGGGGCGATCGCCCTGGTCGTGACGGTCCTGTTCAACGTCGCCACCGTCGGCGGCATGAGTGCGCTGCAGACCTCGGCCTCCGGCAACTACGAGGGCACGAAGACGGCCGCGCAGAAGCACGCGGAGGCCTATCCCGCCATCAAGGGCACCGATCCGCAGAAGACGCTCTCGCAGGAGTCGCTCGAGGAGGTGCGCGCGCAGGCGGAGACGATGTTCGCCGACATCCGCACGCGGCTGACCGCGGAGTTCGGCTACACCTGGGTGCAGGTGGGCGACGAAGACCTTCGACCCGAGCGCAACGGCTACGGCGGGGAGTCGATGCTGGTCGAGTTCACCTCTGCGTCGTGGGCGACCGTCGAGCCCATCCAGGACTACGAACGCAAGCTCGAGGTGATGGCCGCGATCAGCGAGGTCGTCACCGATCACGGGCTGTGGGCTCTGTACTCGTTCAACGATCCGACCGCGTCGGGCATCGACCCCGCGATGATCGCCAAGCTCTACGGCAGCGACGACCCGCGCACGCAGACCACGTGGGAGTACTACACCGAGAACTTCCCCGGTCCGCTGCGCTTCTACGCCACCATCAACGACCTCTCCAACGATCCGGACGGCGGATTCCTGGCCGCCCGCGAAGCGCAGAACGCCCGCACCGGCGAGCCTCTCGAAGGCCTGCAGCTGACCGTGATCGCGAGCGCCGTGCTCAGCGAAGCCGATCGCGAGGAGTTCCAGACGAGACTGCAGGACTACCCCGGCTTCGAGTGA
- a CDS encoding pyridoxamine 5'-phosphate oxidase family protein — translation MIRVLDEQQSYELLTTTTIGRVGFVHEGRVQILPVNFAVSGHDLLLRTTPDGVLGALSSEPLEVAFEVDYHDPLGSTAWSVLMHGSLTRVPDDEAAGDAARVHPWAGDDRSLPLSLHIDTITGRSVKRDQFRGKD, via the coding sequence ATGATTCGAGTGCTCGACGAGCAGCAGTCCTATGAGTTGCTGACCACCACCACCATCGGCCGCGTCGGTTTCGTCCATGAGGGACGAGTGCAGATCCTTCCCGTGAACTTCGCCGTCTCGGGGCACGATCTACTTCTTCGCACCACGCCCGACGGCGTGCTGGGCGCCCTGAGCAGCGAGCCGCTGGAGGTCGCGTTCGAGGTCGACTACCACGACCCCCTCGGCAGCACGGCCTGGAGCGTGCTGATGCACGGCTCGCTCACGCGGGTGCCGGACGACGAGGCCGCGGGCGACGCCGCTCGCGTGCACCCGTGGGCGGGCGACGACCGGAGCCTTCCGCTGAGCCTGCACATCGACACCATCACGGGTCGCAGTGTGAAACGGGACCAGTTCCGCGGCAAGGACTGA
- a CDS encoding ZIP family metal transporter: MGGAILWGLVAAAPLFVGAVLALLRTWPPRWLGIVLGFGAGALMASIAFELWEEGLDLAGPIPLVIGVAAGAISYYIADRILDARAAKAKEKAGGGQLAVGALLDGIPEQLVLGIGLASGEPVSIALVVAILVSNLPESIGSAADLLEGGMAKSRVLLLWAGVAVICAVATVAGFGLASVTGDEFRAAASGFAAGALLVMLVDSMVPEAQSKAKESTGLATVLGFALAAGLALAS; the protein is encoded by the coding sequence ATGGGTGGAGCGATCCTGTGGGGTCTGGTCGCGGCGGCGCCGCTGTTCGTCGGTGCGGTGCTCGCGCTGCTGCGCACCTGGCCGCCGCGCTGGCTCGGCATCGTGCTGGGTTTCGGCGCCGGCGCGCTGATGGCCTCGATCGCCTTCGAACTCTGGGAGGAGGGACTCGACCTCGCCGGTCCCATCCCTCTCGTGATCGGCGTCGCGGCGGGAGCGATCAGCTACTACATCGCCGACCGCATCCTCGACGCCCGAGCCGCGAAGGCCAAGGAGAAGGCGGGCGGAGGCCAGCTCGCCGTGGGGGCACTGCTCGACGGCATCCCTGAGCAGCTGGTCCTCGGCATCGGGCTCGCATCCGGCGAGCCCGTCAGCATCGCGCTCGTGGTCGCCATCCTGGTCTCGAACCTGCCGGAGTCGATCGGTTCGGCCGCCGACCTGCTCGAAGGCGGCATGGCGAAGTCGCGGGTGCTGCTGCTCTGGGCGGGCGTGGCCGTGATCTGCGCTGTCGCGACGGTTGCGGGATTCGGTCTCGCGAGTGTCACCGGCGACGAGTTCCGTGCGGCGGCGAGCGGCTTCGCTGCCGGGGCGCTGCTGGTGATGCTGGTCGACTCGATGGTCCCCGAGGCGCAGTCCAAGGCCAAGGAGTCGACAGGACTCGCGACCGTGCTGGGCTTCGCGCTCGCCGCGGGGTTGGCTCTCGCGTCGTGA
- a CDS encoding AbrB/MazE/SpoVT family DNA-binding domain-containing protein, producing the protein MRATMDKAGRIVIPAALRERVGLIPGPVDLILDGNGIRIEIDAPDNVVEKDGRLVITGGPTLTVDEIRELRLADQR; encoded by the coding sequence ATGAGGGCAACCATGGACAAGGCAGGCCGGATCGTGATTCCGGCCGCGCTTCGCGAGCGGGTCGGATTGATCCCCGGCCCGGTCGATCTCATCCTCGACGGCAACGGCATTCGCATCGAGATCGATGCCCCGGACAACGTCGTCGAGAAGGATGGCCGTCTGGTCATCACAGGAGGACCGACACTCACCGTGGATGAGATCCGGGAGCTCCGACTTGCCGATCAGCGCTGA
- a CDS encoding PIN domain-containing protein translates to MPISADLLLDTSAAIALVHDQNPAHERILQLTHGRVIGLAGHASVEMYSVLTRMPGAARVSPGRAQEIIERSFPASAPLSPTSAEAAIATFADAGIAGGSVYDGLVGLAARDAAVTLLTCDRRAMGTYAALRVEVLLA, encoded by the coding sequence TTGCCGATCAGCGCTGATCTCCTCCTCGACACCAGCGCCGCGATCGCGCTGGTCCACGACCAGAATCCGGCACACGAACGCATACTCCAACTCACCCACGGTCGCGTCATCGGCCTCGCCGGGCACGCCTCCGTCGAGATGTACTCGGTACTGACGCGGATGCCGGGCGCCGCGCGCGTCAGTCCCGGTCGCGCGCAGGAGATCATCGAGCGGTCGTTCCCCGCTTCCGCACCGCTCTCGCCGACGTCGGCGGAGGCCGCGATCGCCACCTTCGCCGACGCGGGAATCGCAGGAGGATCGGTATACGACGGACTCGTCGGCCTCGCCGCACGTGATGCCGCCGTCACGCTTCTCACGTGCGACCGCCGCGCCATGGGCACGTATGCCGCGTTGCGGGTGGAGGTCCTCCTCGCCTGA
- the argG gene encoding argininosuccinate synthase: MSKVLQSLPVGERVGIAFSGGLDTSVAVAWMREKGAVPFTYTGDLGQYDEDDIASIPGRALEYGAEASRLIDCKTALVEEGFVALSCGAFHIRSGGKTYFNTTPLGRAVTGTMLVRAMKEDGVDIWGDGSTYKGNDIERFYRYGLLANPRLRIYKPWLDADFVTELGGRKEMSDWLVARDFPYRDSAEKAYSTDANIWGATHEAKTLEHLNVSLETVDPIMGVKFWDPSVAIETEDVTVTFEAGRPVAINGVEYSDPVALVMEANTIGGRHGLGMSDQIENRIIEAKSRGIYEAPAMSLLFIAYERLVNGILNEDTLATYHEQGRRLGRLMYEGRWLEPQSLMLRESIQRWVGLTISGTVTIRLRRGDDWTILDTVSPNLSYGPEKLSMERVGDAAFGPVDRIGQLTMRNLDIADSRARLEQYAGLGLVGGATGELVGRVTAGESSEITDSVPGSISEADETLAGAVDSASEGAAFDSGTD; the protein is encoded by the coding sequence ATGTCCAAGGTCCTCCAGTCCCTGCCCGTCGGCGAGCGCGTCGGCATCGCCTTCTCCGGAGGACTCGACACCTCCGTCGCCGTCGCCTGGATGCGCGAGAAGGGCGCCGTGCCCTTCACCTACACCGGCGACCTCGGTCAGTACGACGAAGACGACATCGCATCGATCCCGGGTCGCGCGCTGGAGTACGGCGCCGAGGCCTCGCGGCTGATCGACTGCAAGACCGCCCTGGTCGAAGAGGGCTTCGTCGCCCTCTCCTGCGGCGCCTTCCACATCCGCTCCGGCGGCAAGACCTACTTCAACACGACGCCCCTCGGGCGCGCAGTCACCGGCACCATGCTGGTGCGCGCCATGAAGGAGGACGGCGTCGACATCTGGGGCGACGGCTCCACCTACAAGGGCAACGACATCGAGCGGTTCTACCGCTACGGTCTGCTCGCCAACCCGCGCCTGCGCATCTACAAGCCGTGGCTCGACGCCGACTTCGTCACCGAGCTCGGCGGCCGCAAGGAGATGAGCGACTGGCTCGTCGCCCGCGACTTCCCCTACCGTGACTCCGCCGAGAAGGCCTACTCGACCGACGCCAACATCTGGGGTGCGACGCACGAGGCCAAGACGCTCGAGCACCTGAACGTGTCGCTCGAGACCGTCGACCCCATCATGGGCGTCAAGTTCTGGGACCCGTCCGTCGCCATCGAGACCGAAGACGTCACCGTCACCTTCGAGGCCGGTCGCCCCGTGGCGATCAACGGCGTCGAGTACAGCGACCCGGTGGCCCTGGTCATGGAGGCCAACACGATCGGCGGACGCCACGGCCTCGGCATGAGCGACCAGATCGAGAACCGCATCATCGAGGCGAAGTCCCGCGGCATCTACGAGGCCCCGGCCATGTCGCTGCTGTTCATCGCCTACGAGCGCCTGGTCAACGGCATCCTGAACGAAGACACCCTCGCGACGTACCACGAGCAGGGTCGCCGCCTCGGTCGCCTCATGTACGAGGGACGCTGGCTCGAGCCGCAGTCGCTCATGCTGCGCGAGTCGATCCAGCGCTGGGTCGGCCTCACGATCTCGGGCACCGTCACGATCCGTCTGCGCCGCGGCGACGACTGGACCATTCTCGACACCGTCTCGCCGAACCTCTCTTACGGGCCCGAGAAGCTGTCGATGGAGCGCGTCGGCGACGCGGCCTTCGGACCGGTCGACCGCATCGGCCAGCTCACGATGCGCAACCTCGACATCGCCGACTCGCGCGCACGCCTCGAGCAGTACGCGGGCCTCGGTCTCGTCGGAGGTGCAACCGGTGAGCTCGTCGGCCGCGTGACGGCGGGCGAGTCGAGTGAGATCACCGACTCGGTCCCCGGTTCGATCTCCGAAGCCGACGAGACTCTGGCCGGCGCCGTCGACTCCGCATCCGAGGGCGCGGCCTTCGACTCCGGCACCGACTGA